In candidate division WOR-3 bacterium, the DNA window CCCTCTTTTATCCATATCACCGAAAACCCGGCGGAAGAATTTCCCGGATTCAGGCCTCTCGCCTGAGTGTTGGCGCTTCGCATTGAATCGGGCAGAGTATTTACGAAATCGTCTAACATTTCACGCGGAGGGGAAAACAAAAATGCTGCGTTTATAACTGTCAGCACTTCCTTGCGGCTGTCCGTTATCACTGTCAAATTGGCCGTCATTCCTGGCAGTAGTTTCATGTCCGGATTGTGAACTTTTACTATCACAATGTATTTGACGACATTTTGAACAAGTTCCGGCTGAAGCCTTATCTGACTGACAATTCCCTCAAATGTGTCACCGGGATACGCGTCGACATCGAAAACTACTTTTTGACCTTCCCTAATGACTCCAATGTCGGTTTCGTCTATCAGGGCTTCTATCTGCATGTCTGTAAGATCGCTCGCTATAGTGAACAGCGTTGGGGTGTTTAGGCTGGCCGCGACCGTCTGGCCTTCATCTACGGCTCTTGAAATGACGATTCCGCTTATCGGGGAAGTTATTACGGCGTTGTCGTAGTTTATTTTTGTTCTGTACAGCTGAGCCTGAGAGAGGGTGAAAGAAGTGCGGGCTATTTCGACGGCATCTATCTGATTGTCGTATTCCTGGGAAGATATGAGATTCTGATCGTAGAGCTGTTTTATCCTTTCGAGCTCTCTTTTCGCCTGTTCGAGCTGTATGGCGCTTTTATCGTAACTCGCCTGAGATTCAAGAAGCGAAGCCCTGAGGCCTCTGGAGTCGAGAACCGCCAGAGTCTCGCCTTGCCTGACAGTTGAGTTGAAATCCACTTTAATTTCCTGGATGACGCCGGAAATCTGCGTTCCTACCTCGACTGTGCCGACGGCTTCAAGTGTGCCTGTCGAGGTTATTTCGGAAATCAGATCTTGTCTGGAAACAACGTCCGTAATATAGCCGGTTTTTTCTCCGTTTTTTCTTTTAAAAAAACCGAAAGCGAAAAACAGGAAGACGATAATAACGGCGATAAAAATCATAGTAAAAAATAATCTCTTTTTCATGACTCTTCCTTTGGCTATTTGACATAATGTATTATTTTTAATGAGTGATATATTTATAAATGCTTAGACATGATATCAAAGAATAAAGTTTAATTCAA includes these proteins:
- a CDS encoding efflux RND transporter periplasmic adaptor subunit, producing MKKRLFFTMIFIAVIIVFLFFAFGFFKRKNGEKTGYITDVVSRQDLISEITSTGTLEAVGTVEVGTQISGVIQEIKVDFNSTVRQGETLAVLDSRGLRASLLESQASYDKSAIQLEQAKRELERIKQLYDQNLISSQEYDNQIDAVEIARTSFTLSQAQLYRTKINYDNAVITSPISGIVISRAVDEGQTVAASLNTPTLFTIASDLTDMQIEALIDETDIGVIREGQKVVFDVDAYPGDTFEGIVSQIRLQPELVQNVVKYIVIVKVHNPDMKLLPGMTANLTVITDSRKEVLTVINAAFLFSPPREMLDDFVNTLPDSMRSANTQARGLNPGNSSAGFSVIWIKEG